One window of Parambassis ranga chromosome 3, fParRan2.1, whole genome shotgun sequence genomic DNA carries:
- the LOC114433681 gene encoding macrophage mannose receptor 1-like, with the protein MSLTQAVRVTLYFVLLSGFCLFPFASPRLRQFIYLQDEKSWDDARNACQEKEASVATLYDYEDVKLVKNLSESIRSIWLGLRRTRPEITTWSDSAPYTFSNSTKRDHDEWQWCEAIEKGTWKAYKCSEKLDFMCSAGNTHRVIEGGKKNWCQAQQYCRTHYSDLASIRNETENQRVIETGGNKTFWIGLMHDRWQWENGTCSTYRNWKDQKGNCSILFFGSTVMQQQDCRNDENILCSKGTVRIIAVNESYTWERALDYCEKNHTGLLWIRDEHDRDAVAQHLNFTDVPGPFWIGLRQSPLFGFWIWKDRVVTYSNWKDGKTPEPPMSQLCAVIKNENTWTDENCFLKHHFLCEEEVSFNPT; encoded by the exons ATGAGTCTTACTCAGGCTGTGAGGGTGACCCTGTACTTTGTGCTGCTTTCAG GATTTTGTCTGTTTCCATTTGCATCACCTCGTCTGCGACAGTTCATTTATTTACAAGACGAGAAGTCATGGGATGATGCACGCAATGCATGCCAGGAGAAGGAAGCATCAGTAGCAACACTGTATGATTACGAGGACGTCAAACTTGTAAAAAACCTGTCTGAAAGCATCCGGAGCATTTGGCTTGGTCTGCGTAGGACTCGACCTGAAATTACCACTTGGTCAGATAGCGCCCCGTACACATTCAGCAACTCAACTAAACGTGACCATGATGAGTGGCAGTGGTGTGAAGCTATTGAAAAGGGCACATGGAAAGCTTACAAGTGTTCAGAGAAACTAGATTTTATGTGCTCTGCAG gtAACACTCACAGGGTGattgaggggggaaaaaagaactGGTGCCAAGCACAGCAGTACTGCAGGACACATTACAGTGACTTAGCCAGCATCAGAAATGAGACCGAAAACCAACGGGTGATTGAAACGGGTGGGAACAAAACCTTTTGGATTGGACTCATGCATGACCGATGGCAATGGGAGAACGGAACCTGCTCAACATACAGAAACTGGAAAGACCAAAAGGGCAACTGTTCAATTCTGTTTTTTGGAAGCACTGTAATGCAACAACAAGATTGTAGAAATGATGAAAACATACTCTGCTCTAAAG GCACCGTGAGAATCATAGCTGTCAATGAAAGTTACACTTGGGAAAGAGCCCTCGACTACTGTGAAAAAAACCACACAGGCCTGCTGTGGATTAGGGACGAGCATGACAGGGACGCCGTCGCACAGCACCTTAACTTCACCGATGTTCCCGGTCCATTCTGGATTGGACTGAGGCAGAGTCCTCTCTTTGGGTTCTGGATTTGGAAGGACAGAGTGGTTACCTACAGCAACTGGAAGGATGGCAAAACGCCTGAGCCGCCCATGTCTCAGCTGTGTGCTGTCatcaaaaatgaaaacacatggaCTGATGAAAACTGCTTCCTCAAGCATCATTTTCTTTGTGAAGAAGAAGTTTCATTCAATCCAACATAG